AACCGTCATCAATTCAGCGATTCATTACGTTGGCTCTCAGTCAGCGAGGCCGCAAAAATATGAAGGGGCCCAGAGGTTCCCTGTATGCCGCCCGCCTGTCGGTTCTCAAACAATCCTCTCTCGGAGGGGTGGAGCAGCGGCGATGCAGCAGTTTGTCGCTGCCGCAGTACGGCAttaataaataacagttttaagcAGCACAGACGGGACTGTAGCAGCACCTGCACACAGGGAGGAGTTTCTCTCTGAGACACCTCATCGGAAAATGTTCTGTAAGAGGATGAAGAAAAGTGTGAATGAAACCGAGGCCATGTATTGACTGCAGAGCATCGAAGTTAATCTGAATATATACATTGGGGGAAATCAGACTGCGACAGATACATGCTCATTTTCAAACCCATGTGTAATTCACAGACTAAGTGTCACAGCAAGCACAGCGAGATTTTTCATTATTCACACTCCCAAAAACACCCTTGAGAGCTTGTCCAGACCGATTTGGCAAAGGAGTCTTTTCTTCTTAGATCTTCATTGGACGACAGATCAGACGAGCATGTCCGCGCCACAtgataaagacacacaaacaaccactgTGTAACAAGCCTAGGTAGAGAGTCAGCGAGCCAAACGTATGAAGGTACAACAATCATTAGActgattaacacacacacacacacacgatatgCAACAtaaaggaggggagagagagagcgagagagtctGAAACACCAGTGTGAAAAGTTTGATTAGAGCTGAATTGTGTCAAGTTCTTATCtagaagtcttttttttttgttacctctgccaataAGGctatgtttatttgttggtttgtttatttgtcagcaggtcTAAGcaaaaactgatttccacaaaacttgttCTAAGGATGGGCCAAGAgagaacccatcaaattttggCTCCGCAACAAAGGAGCACatccaaagttttttttaatcactttcttgaaaggcattttttaaaaattcatttatatattttcattgatttccaaGCTTATAGATGAATCTTGATCATGTTTCATTCCCGtgcattaaaggttcagtgtgtaagatttaggtgtacgggatctattggcagaatttgaatataaaataatcctagtgatgtttttgcTGCAACGTGGAAATTCACGACTAagttctacacactgaaccttttaatcAGGCATATCTAGGGAACTGATatgtgagtgtgtacaatttggtgcagctagATTAAATTTGAAATGACCACAGGGCtgtggtggaggtatgcgctctactctGTGTCATTTTAGTTCCAAATCACAGGAAGTAGCCCCCAGTGTCGGCCTTACACTGTAGTGTGGAGCTCATGAAGATTTAATCACTGACTGGATTAATAAATCTGctgtcaaaacaacattttaatttagtttgatgTTTAAATTTAGGATCCTGTGCCAGTAAAAACTGTTAACGTCAGCATTAGTTATACTTAGTTTAGTGCTAATTGGTGGACATGATGAATAGACTGAAAGAATAGGTTGTTAtttacatagactgtatataaagatggacaatgcgtCTTCTTGTCCCCCTATCTTGAAATGAAGTtgcgaacgctgccatctttgtTCATTTGGTGCCAGAGTCTGTGCATCCAGGGGATGGAGGCACGGTAGCAAGGTGCTGTTGATACATGCACTGGGTCAATCGCGAATCCCATTTTTATACCATCAAATAAcggattaaaacaaaacttatcagaaaaacacttgcacacacatcagaactacttaaaatgacagaaacaatctttgagaattttttttaatgtctacTTTCCCATTTTAGTATATTCCATGTCACGTctactaacacggaggaggcctTTATagactatactgcagccagccaccaggtggccgggtggcgatcaagacactttggctttacttttggggagcagtcaaCTTTAGATACAGTTTATGCTTACTTGTATTTGATGAAGACATTAAGGGTGTGACAACAATAAGCTTAATTTGGTTGACATCTGTACAttttatgttgtatttgtaGACACCTATTATCCTtacttcttattttattattattctgtgtgtttttatgaaatcTTTTTGTCTTCATCAAGTCATTCTAAATTTCAAGACTACAATGGGTCTTTTTAATTCAATCATCAGCATTTTTGTTCTTATGATTTACTTATAAGGGTTCCACCGCTCAGTACATAGAAAGTGACAAATCCAAACTTGAGCGtaaactttaaaactttcaTCAGACCTGTGGTGAGTAAGCGCTCAGTTCAGCTATCAGCCATAATTCATACCTGCATAAGATGCTGTTTACTGATGTCGCCATGCAGGATTTCTGTGTCATGAAGTCCTTTAGATTCTGAAtgtcacctctttttcattGGGATGGGACATAAGTAACAAAGTTGCCTAGTGCAGCTTTCACAGGACCACTACACAGCCATCTCATCCCCTAAGCAGTCCGGCAGACTCTCTGCATTCAGCACGTTTACGAGTCGAGCTGCACCGTCGGCCCCTATGCCCTCGCCCTGTCCCCAGCTGTCTCGGTCGTCGCTCTCATCGGTGTTTGATTCGTACTCTGATCCGATCCCTGACTCCCTGAACCGCAGCAGCTCCAGGGCTCCGAGGACCTGCTCCCCCAGCAGCGAGATCTCATCCGGGGCTCCGTCGCTGGGGGTCTCCCCCGTGTCCAGGCCCTGCTCCTGGCTGTCTGGCCCCCGGGAGGAGAAGCGGAAGCACTCGAGTCGAACTCCACTGCCACTCAGTCCCAGAGGGCTGGTGTCGACACCCATGGTGCCCGGAGAGCAGGGCCCGGGGAGGGCGGAGACCCAGGCACTGTCACTGATCTGGAGGTGGGACTGAGAGGCTAAATGGCCTATAGACAGGGTGAGCGGTTCACGCTGGGGAGGCTTGGCGCGAAAAGTGATCTCTAGGAGGCTGTCCTGCGAGCCCACTGAGGACAAATCCAAAAAAGATAGAGAGTTAGAGACAGATGAAACAAATCACAGAGAATTTACACATCACATGTAAGAGGAGATGTCTGAGAGAGgcagatgagattattttgagTGCGGTGACGTCTGTGCTGAGAGGATTTGATAATTCATAACTGTATGGCAGCATATTGCCTCGTGCTAAATGCAGGGAGGGGAGagcagggagcagcagagaatCCTCTGAGAGGGCTGGATAATTAATCGTGTGTCACGAGTGGATCAGAAAAAGAAACGGGCTGACGGGATGACACGGAAGGGAAACGGGCAGGGAAGAAAAAAGCAAGACGGAAGAGatgacagggggaaaaaaatattttatgacacattaaaaaaagagaaagaaaggaaatggaCAAAGGTTCAAGCAGTAAAATAGATTCTTTAAATGAAAGATTGAGGCTGAGTCGTTAATCAAAAATAAAGCAGATTTCCACTCACTGGATGTCAATTGGCCGGCAGCTTTGAGTTCCAGCTCCTGGATCTGTTTGACCAGCAGggaaatgtgctgcagcaggtcagtgttctgctgcagcagcctctgcACTCTGGCTTGGGCCTCGGTCCGTGCACACACCTCCACTGACAGCTGCTCCTGGAGCACATGAACCTGAACACACCAAAAAACAGTTCAACACAACCCCACAAACCTGCTGACAAGCTTTAAGATTCTTTAgggggttttgtttttattattttgtgtcaaGTAACTTGAAGtttccaataataataatgatgagcggattctgacattttaatgatacTTGGGGTAAATGTTTTAGTGTCTTCAATcatcaaaaacacatgatcttaAATGTTAATTTGAAGTGAAGTCTTGTATGAGtaggaaaacatgttttatgcaGACTATTTATTGTCTATTCTTACATGTGTGCCACATATTTAAACTGGGAACATTGGATTGTCCAGTGATTAAAGTAAATAGTTTCATtggtgacataaaaaaaaaaaaaaaactatgtgtGGAGTTTCTAGACAAAGGATGAAAGAAATCCGTCCACTGTCCTCAGTACCTGTGCTCCAGCTGCCAGCgcctgctgttcctgctgctgcagttgtttttgAAGGAGCTGGACGTGGTGCTCCGCAGAGCAGGGAGCCTCAGCTGTCAACTGACCCGACACAGACGCCCCGAGGATGGGAGAACCCAGCAGGGGAGAAGGGTCATCGGACACCTGCAGCAGATAAATCAGGGACAACTACTTCTTACCGTGTGACAAAGTGATCATAATGTGAAAGCATATGaggtctttttttgttttgtttctttgatcATGGCAAGCGTGAAGACAAGTTCAAGTTTCATGAAAAGGAACAGAAGAACAAAAGCTGTATGTCAGTGCTGAAGAATGCAGCGGAGAACCCCCACAGCACAGTGTGATTCTGCCAGACAATAACAATGTTGCCTACTTCCActaaaaataaagtaaacaaaagCTGCGGGTTGGCGGCACAGTAGAAAGATTTAAAGGTAAAGTAAAGTATAAGACTAACAGGATTAAATTGTATGATGCATGGTGGACCAGTGAGCCCAGTCCTGGCACATTTGTGCAGCTTGCTCTcatgcacacaggcacacagagagagggccGGTGAAGAGACCGACAGGTACTGGCcgagtaaatatatatttacta
Above is a window of Hippoglossus hippoglossus isolate fHipHip1 chromosome 17, fHipHip1.pri, whole genome shotgun sequence DNA encoding:
- the LOC117778700 gene encoding carboxyl-terminal PDZ ligand of neuronal nitric oxide synthase protein-like, which codes for MPGVTKYNLVDDVHDLRIPMHNEEVFKHGVCFEAKYIGSLEVGRPGSRMEIVAAMRRIRYEFKLKNIKKKKVNIVVSTDSVQVILRKKKRKGCSWDENTFLVTQDPIHRIFYVSHDAQDLKIFSYIARDGESNIFRCNVFKSKRKSQAMRIVRTVGQAFDVCHQLTLQEKTDDQEDEEGKDEGSEAVPAKKRFALSEETDLEATTEESIECVSSSDPEKSKKDEALGNDVKVSDDPSPLLGSPILGASVSGQLTAEAPCSAEHHVQLLQKQLQQQEQQALAAGAQVHVLQEQLSVEVCARTEAQARVQRLLQQNTDLLQHISLLVKQIQELELKAAGQLTSMGSQDSLLEITFRAKPPQREPLTLSIGHLASQSHLQISDSAWVSALPGPCSPGTMGVDTSPLGLSGSGVRLECFRFSSRGPDSQEQGLDTGETPSDGAPDEISLLGEQVLGALELLRFRESGIGSEYESNTDESDDRDSWGQGEGIGADGAARLVNVLNAESLPDCLGDEMAV